The Lewinellaceae bacterium genome has a segment encoding these proteins:
- a CDS encoding PD-(D/E)XK nuclease family protein, which yields MAMTIFFGLAFDDRVYPTGEVTTGGILFAGSEKLLRFLERHLGLAHPQRDTEHLRIEQYRQALLTYLEDHPDVFYKASFEASQFATSQELLARRDELLLAGWDFEVEHDPPIRLKVLAEIEQSFAGLPRQLTADYADRFVKVMEKFGAGKLPVSTIFHLEPMELLPVHLQRLFAGMTEQGIKISHIPWPEISGDSDLAIFRKSLVDPSFGKASLKGDNSLLLIKGKTESSMATWLAHFLRANENYRPLCLVPGKSGTLDNAFIQEGLPGMGIQSASLARPSLQILKLIPAFLWNPADPFKILEFASLAVKPLEDELSRRIAEQVAEKPGLHGDSWRIMIHQYFAELEEKGHKGINDIRHQYRFWFDRQRYHITETVPKMEVIELYSYLKDWALTIFEELGGNNPTLIVLSEQARRICELLQALPEEELSSLQLEYIVRTIYQPAPVQIQKEQVGRLDYVRFPGAIAGDTSNLLWWNFTQTEQEHFFSPWYKQENHWLEKQGVFLQSASDKNALLLWQRKQPVLRTRDQLILVLPATNEGSEVHPHPLLGNLEALFGDLGPITLDIDKASLPDKIGQTFKLPEKIKLERRWVGEKKAFIQLNGDILAQQREKETITGLDALFYYPYKWAFQHKAKLRKSPILSVVSDNRLLGNLSHRFFELLFEDPEKIRELDKAGIEKMVEMEMQALLVKEGAVLLMYGREPERLAFINKLKYAAWSLVTMIRSNGWKVVGTEKPLEGSFAEMEVKGRADLVLEKENTFAIVDLKWRGSSRRERELKNEEDLQLVLYARLLPSKEKWTQTAYFIIENGKMIARNPEAFKEAIAVAPDANQEEVNRRIMDRMEATLLWRMGQLKQGLLEIRCRHTIAELEATYGTEQMEILEMKDGDAPFDDYKVLIGLVD from the coding sequence ATGGCGATGACTATATTTTTCGGACTGGCTTTTGATGATCGTGTATATCCGACAGGAGAGGTGACTACCGGGGGGATTCTGTTTGCCGGATCCGAAAAATTGTTGCGTTTCCTGGAGCGGCATCTTGGGTTGGCGCATCCCCAGAGAGACACGGAACACCTTCGCATTGAACAATACCGGCAGGCACTGCTGACTTACCTGGAAGATCATCCTGATGTTTTTTACAAGGCTTCTTTTGAGGCCAGCCAATTTGCTACCAGCCAGGAATTACTGGCAAGAAGGGATGAACTTTTGCTCGCCGGATGGGATTTTGAGGTTGAGCATGACCCACCCATCCGACTTAAAGTACTTGCGGAAATCGAGCAGTCTTTTGCCGGCCTGCCCAGGCAACTGACAGCAGATTATGCCGATCGTTTTGTAAAAGTGATGGAAAAATTCGGTGCGGGTAAGTTACCGGTTTCGACTATTTTTCATCTAGAACCCATGGAGTTGTTGCCCGTTCATTTGCAACGATTATTCGCAGGAATGACTGAACAGGGAATTAAGATCAGTCACATTCCTTGGCCGGAAATCAGCGGTGACAGCGACCTGGCCATTTTTCGAAAAAGCCTGGTCGATCCTTCTTTTGGAAAAGCCTCCCTCAAGGGGGACAACAGCCTCCTTTTGATTAAAGGGAAAACGGAAAGCAGTATGGCTACCTGGCTGGCGCATTTCCTGAGGGCCAATGAAAATTACAGGCCTTTGTGTCTCGTGCCCGGAAAAAGTGGCACCCTGGACAATGCTTTTATCCAGGAAGGGCTTCCGGGCATGGGCATTCAATCAGCCTCTCTCGCCCGTCCTTCACTACAAATACTGAAACTAATTCCTGCGTTTTTGTGGAACCCTGCTGACCCTTTTAAAATACTCGAATTCGCTTCTTTGGCCGTCAAACCACTGGAAGACGAATTGTCCCGCAGAATTGCCGAGCAGGTGGCCGAAAAACCCGGTTTACACGGCGACAGCTGGAGAATAATGATCCATCAGTATTTTGCGGAACTGGAAGAAAAAGGACACAAAGGCATCAATGATATCCGGCATCAATACAGGTTTTGGTTTGACCGTCAGCGGTACCACATTACGGAAACCGTTCCCAAAATGGAGGTTATAGAATTGTATAGTTATCTGAAGGATTGGGCACTCACCATTTTTGAAGAACTCGGCGGAAACAATCCAACACTGATCGTATTGAGTGAACAGGCGCGGCGCATTTGTGAATTGCTACAAGCCCTTCCCGAAGAAGAATTGTCAAGCCTGCAACTTGAATATATCGTTCGTACCATTTATCAACCTGCCCCGGTACAGATTCAAAAAGAGCAGGTGGGCCGGCTCGATTATGTTCGGTTCCCCGGAGCAATAGCCGGCGACACCTCGAATTTGCTGTGGTGGAACTTTACCCAGACCGAGCAGGAACATTTTTTCTCACCCTGGTACAAACAGGAGAACCACTGGTTGGAAAAACAGGGCGTTTTTTTACAAAGCGCCTCGGATAAAAATGCCCTTTTACTGTGGCAACGAAAACAGCCGGTGCTTCGAACGCGTGATCAACTTATCCTGGTTTTGCCGGCCACCAATGAAGGCAGTGAGGTGCATCCTCATCCCCTTTTGGGAAATCTTGAAGCGCTTTTCGGCGACCTTGGTCCGATTACTTTGGATATCGATAAAGCATCCTTGCCCGACAAAATTGGACAAACTTTCAAATTACCTGAAAAAATTAAACTGGAACGCAGATGGGTAGGGGAGAAAAAAGCCTTTATTCAATTGAACGGAGACATCCTGGCCCAACAACGGGAAAAAGAAACGATCACCGGGCTCGATGCGCTTTTTTATTATCCTTACAAATGGGCCTTTCAACATAAAGCCAAATTGAGGAAGTCGCCTATCCTTAGCGTAGTTTCCGATAACAGGTTGCTCGGTAATCTCTCTCATCGTTTTTTTGAATTATTATTCGAGGATCCTGAAAAAATCAGGGAACTCGACAAAGCCGGGATTGAAAAAATGGTGGAAATGGAGATGCAGGCTTTACTGGTCAAAGAAGGCGCTGTACTGCTCATGTACGGCAGGGAACCCGAACGACTGGCGTTTATCAATAAACTCAAATACGCAGCCTGGAGCCTCGTGACGATGATCCGATCCAACGGCTGGAAAGTGGTGGGAACTGAAAAACCACTGGAAGGCAGTTTTGCGGAAATGGAAGTGAAGGGCAGGGCAGACCTGGTTTTGGAAAAAGAGAATACCTTCGCCATTGTCGATCTGAAATGGAGAGGCAGCAGCAGACGGGAGCGCGAATTAAAAAACGAAGAGGACCTTCAACTCGTGCTTTATGCCAGGTTATTGCCCTCGAAAGAGAAATGGACGCAAACCGCCTATTTTATCATAGAAAACGGGAAGATGATTGCCAGGAACCCGGAGGCTTTTAAAGAGGCTATCGCGGTGGCGCCCGATGCGAATCAGGAGGAAGTCAACAGGCGCATTATGGATCGTATGGAGGCTACCCTGCTGTGGCGAATGGGGCAGCTAAAACAAGGACTGCTCGAGATCCGTTGCAGGCATACTATTGCCGAGTTGGAAGCCACCTACGGGACTGAGCAAATGGAAATACTGGAAATGAAAGACGGGGATGCTCCGTTTGACGATTATAAAGTGCTAATCGGTTTGGTAGATTAA
- the rimM gene encoding 16S rRNA processing protein RimM: protein MEKYIQIGFALKTHGVGGEIKFNIEDEYWDDFEEADVLFLEVSGRKTPYFVEEIKSGGSMLLVKFEDINSREEASALTSRPVFMREKDMSEKEEEDLRVEDMFDLLPGYMIVDMSGKEVGEIKEVLEFPQQIMAVVDYNEREILIPLNDVFIKGIDQRKKAILMELPEGMLEL from the coding sequence ATGGAAAAATACATACAAATAGGATTTGCCTTAAAGACCCACGGCGTGGGCGGAGAGATAAAATTCAACATCGAGGATGAGTACTGGGATGATTTTGAGGAAGCGGATGTTTTGTTCCTTGAGGTGTCAGGAAGGAAAACTCCTTATTTTGTGGAAGAGATCAAATCCGGGGGCAGTATGCTGCTGGTTAAGTTTGAAGACATCAATTCCCGGGAAGAGGCCAGCGCTTTGACCAGCCGACCTGTGTTTATGCGGGAGAAAGATATGTCAGAGAAAGAAGAAGAAGATCTTCGTGTAGAAGATATGTTCGACCTGCTGCCCGGTTATATGATAGTGGATATGTCAGGCAAGGAAGTGGGTGAAATCAAAGAAGTACTGGAGTTTCCCCAGCAAATAATGGCCGTTGTGGACTATAATGAGCGGGAAATTTTAATTCCCTTAAATGATGTTTTTATTAAAGGTATTGATCAGCGTAAGAAGGCTATTTTAATGGAACTGCCGGAGGGGATGTTGGAGCTTTAG
- the udk gene encoding uridine kinase, producing MMKPLVIGITGGSGSGKTLFITKLRKRFGEEEICLISQDDYYCPKEEQETDDKGIINFDRPRSIDKDAFYDDIRDLMKGNVVQRPEYTFNNEKIIPQMLTFKPAPILLVEGLFVFHFKKIRNILDLKIFLHAKENLKVIRRIKRDQIERNYPLDDVLYRYQHHVLPAYEKYIEPYTQEADIVINNNENFEMGLEVLAGYLKNYLYKQQK from the coding sequence ATCATGAAACCACTGGTAATTGGCATTACAGGAGGAAGCGGAAGCGGAAAAACCCTTTTTATCACGAAATTGAGAAAACGGTTTGGGGAAGAGGAAATTTGCCTGATCTCCCAGGATGATTATTATTGTCCCAAAGAAGAACAGGAAACGGACGACAAAGGAATCATCAATTTTGACCGCCCCCGGTCTATTGATAAGGATGCCTTTTACGACGATATCAGGGATCTCATGAAAGGCAATGTAGTTCAAAGGCCGGAATATACTTTTAACAACGAAAAGATCATCCCTCAAATGCTGACCTTTAAACCCGCCCCCATCCTGTTGGTAGAAGGTTTATTCGTCTTCCACTTCAAAAAGATCAGGAATATCCTCGACCTGAAAATCTTCCTCCATGCCAAGGAAAACCTGAAAGTCATCCGTCGTATCAAGCGGGATCAAATTGAAAGAAATTACCCCCTGGATGACGTGCTTTACCGCTACCAGCACCATGTTTTGCCTGCCTATGAAAAATACATCGAACCCTATACCCAGGAAGCGGATATAGTGATCAATAATAATGAAAATTTTGAGATGGGCCTGGAGGTATTGGCCGGGTATTTGAAAAATTACCTGTACAAACAGCAGAAATGA
- a CDS encoding elongation factor G — protein MGFDTKDIRNVVLLGHPGSGKTTFAETMLFEAGEITRRGTVEEGNTVSDYSNIEKERGNSIFGSLIHANWKDSKINILDTPGFDDFVGEVVSAMKVADTAVMILNAKNGVEVGTELVWEYVEKFSTPSMFVINQIDHDKSDFETTLEQAQARFGNKVIPFQYPLNQGTGFNTIVDALRMTMYVFSEDGGKPEKQPIPDSEMARAQEMHNALVEAAAENDEELMNKFFEAGTLTEEELAAGLRIAIAHQELYPVFIASSTKNMGSGRIMGFINDICPSPADRPAARLEGGGTLECNSGDDTTIFIYKTVSEPRVGNVSFFKVYSGVLKAGDELVNMSNRGAERFGQLFLSNGKDRSNVEEFRAGDIGVTVKLKNSHTNNTLNTKGVDREIEKIHFPEPRVREAVVPPGKAEMEKLIKALHVLVEEDPTLVLEQSKALKQVLLHGQGQLHLDLVKYRVEKLNGVVMDFTKPRISYRETITKAANAEYRHKKQSGGAGQFAEVHMRVEPYYEGMPDPADLSVRKIEMEELPWGGKLAYYWCIVGGSIDANFSNAIKKGIMQKMEEGPLTGSYCQNIRVCIYDGKMHPVDSKDIAFLIASGYAFKNAFVNAGPQLLEPIYDLEVLCGDDTMGDVMGDLQTRRAIIQGMDADGHYQKILAKVPLAELYQYSAMLRSLTQGRAKFHMSFGEFAAVPHEIMQKLITEYKDSLEEEEQ, from the coding sequence ATGGGCTTCGACACCAAGGACATTCGGAATGTAGTTTTGCTCGGGCATCCGGGAAGTGGAAAAACGACTTTTGCAGAAACAATGCTATTTGAGGCAGGTGAGATTACTCGTCGTGGGACTGTAGAGGAAGGCAATACTGTTTCCGATTATTCCAATATAGAGAAAGAGAGAGGAAATTCAATATTTGGCAGTTTAATCCATGCCAACTGGAAGGATTCTAAAATTAATATTCTCGATACTCCGGGATTTGATGACTTCGTAGGGGAAGTGGTATCTGCCATGAAAGTGGCCGACACTGCGGTGATGATTCTCAATGCAAAGAATGGTGTGGAAGTGGGTACCGAGCTGGTTTGGGAATACGTGGAAAAATTTTCAACACCTTCCATGTTTGTTATCAACCAGATAGATCACGATAAATCTGATTTTGAAACGACTCTTGAACAGGCTCAGGCCCGTTTCGGAAATAAGGTAATTCCTTTTCAATACCCTTTAAATCAGGGAACCGGTTTTAATACCATCGTAGATGCCTTACGTATGACGATGTACGTATTTTCAGAAGACGGAGGAAAACCGGAAAAACAGCCCATCCCCGATTCCGAAATGGCTCGGGCCCAGGAAATGCATAATGCACTTGTGGAAGCTGCCGCGGAAAATGACGAAGAACTGATGAATAAATTCTTCGAAGCAGGAACCCTGACCGAAGAAGAACTTGCAGCAGGCCTACGTATCGCCATCGCCCACCAGGAATTATACCCTGTTTTTATCGCCTCTTCCACCAAAAATATGGGAAGTGGCCGGATCATGGGATTCATCAACGATATATGTCCTTCTCCTGCTGACAGACCTGCCGCAAGACTTGAGGGCGGAGGCACGCTGGAATGCAATTCAGGGGACGATACGACCATTTTTATCTATAAAACCGTCTCTGAACCAAGAGTGGGTAATGTCTCTTTCTTTAAAGTTTATTCCGGCGTACTCAAAGCAGGGGATGAATTAGTGAATATGTCAAACAGGGGAGCTGAACGTTTTGGCCAACTTTTCCTGTCCAATGGTAAAGATCGAAGCAATGTGGAAGAATTCAGGGCAGGAGATATCGGGGTAACGGTTAAATTGAAAAATTCTCATACCAATAATACTTTAAACACTAAAGGGGTCGATCGGGAAATCGAGAAAATTCATTTCCCTGAACCACGTGTCCGGGAAGCGGTTGTGCCTCCGGGCAAGGCCGAAATGGAAAAATTGATCAAAGCCCTCCACGTTTTGGTAGAAGAAGATCCAACTTTGGTGTTGGAACAATCCAAAGCTTTAAAGCAGGTATTGCTGCACGGACAGGGACAATTGCACCTTGATCTGGTCAAATACCGCGTAGAAAAACTCAATGGTGTGGTCATGGATTTCACTAAACCGCGTATCTCCTACCGGGAAACCATCACCAAAGCCGCCAATGCGGAATATCGCCATAAAAAACAATCCGGGGGGGCAGGGCAATTCGCCGAAGTGCATATGCGTGTTGAGCCTTATTACGAAGGTATGCCTGATCCTGCGGACCTTTCTGTTCGGAAAATCGAGATGGAAGAACTTCCATGGGGCGGTAAACTTGCCTACTACTGGTGTATTGTCGGGGGCTCCATTGATGCCAACTTCTCCAACGCCATTAAGAAGGGAATCATGCAGAAAATGGAAGAAGGACCTTTGACCGGGTCTTATTGCCAGAACATCAGGGTGTGTATCTATGACGGTAAAATGCACCCGGTTGATTCCAAGGATATTGCCTTTCTCATCGCTTCAGGGTATGCCTTTAAAAATGCTTTCGTGAATGCAGGCCCGCAATTGCTGGAGCCTATTTACGACCTGGAAGTTTTGTGTGGGGATGACACCATGGGGGATGTGATGGGAGACCTTCAGACTCGTCGTGCCATCATACAAGGGATGGATGCAGACGGCCACTATCAGAAAATTCTGGCCAAAGTGCCCCTGGCTGAACTCTACCAATATTCGGCCATGTTGCGTTCCCTGACTCAGGGACGTGCAAAGTTTCATATGTCTTTTGGCGAATTCGCCGCAGTGCCTCATGAAATTATGCAAAAACTGATCACGGAATACAAAGATTCTCTTGAAGAAGAAGAGCAATAA